The following are encoded in a window of Chryseobacterium sp. genomic DNA:
- a CDS encoding DUF3857 domain-containing protein, whose product MKKILFLSAILIIGLANSQHRFLEIPKLSEADLKSQKSEKYADAPAEVLYRSTHFNIDNKGHMFQKVVSRVKIYNREKAVDYLDHEIVLYDDKKGSVETLTDLKAHTYNYEDGNIVATKVAKDEKYRSKEDRHYNVTKFAFPNVKNGSVVEYSYQIMTPFLVSTPKIMIEEEIPVRYSEFILDYPTVLSYNINYRGNLMPTHRTVEEKRLYGDSYKTYRFGYENITPYINEKYVLNNQNYKTGIKAELNAAMTDNSVKSFAGSWLDIRKRLYDHQAFGQELKKLNLVKGVLPQDISSITPPMERAAAILKFVQKNYTWNNENSVFTDNGIKNLLSTKVGNSAEINLLLTQLLQTAGLKADPVVLSTVDLGMLLAYSPSISQLNYVVASISVNDRIHLLDATQKQSEINMIAPQALNYSGFIMTPKEATEISLLYPDRSKTILSIDAKMNLDGTFGGNFKDRDTKLYAMMVNSRYSSDTSAFADSYKSGYKFPISNLKHGIQDNNDFETSFDFTSDNFVDAIGSKLVFNPLLFLYSQNHNFDQKEPRKAPLEFYSAYDRTKKVTITIPDNYEFQNVPKSKKFRTDDNALQYSYVVTQAGNKLTVETTVSTDDSVYPKEYYPAFAQIFDNITKQEAQVVTVVRK is encoded by the coding sequence ATGAAGAAAATTTTATTCCTTTCAGCTATCCTGATCATAGGATTGGCAAATTCACAACATAGATTTCTGGAAATTCCCAAACTCTCTGAGGCCGACTTAAAAAGCCAAAAATCGGAAAAGTATGCGGATGCACCTGCTGAAGTTCTCTACCGTTCTACACATTTCAACATTGATAACAAAGGACATATGTTTCAGAAGGTAGTGAGCCGTGTTAAGATTTACAATAGAGAAAAAGCAGTTGATTATCTGGATCATGAAATAGTCCTTTATGATGATAAGAAGGGATCTGTGGAAACACTTACAGACCTGAAGGCACATACTTACAATTATGAAGATGGAAATATTGTTGCCACAAAGGTGGCTAAAGACGAAAAATACAGATCTAAAGAAGACCGGCATTATAACGTAACCAAATTTGCATTTCCTAATGTAAAGAATGGATCTGTTGTGGAGTATTCCTACCAAATAATGACTCCATTCCTTGTTTCAACTCCGAAAATTATGATAGAGGAGGAAATTCCTGTCCGTTACAGCGAGTTTATTCTGGACTATCCTACCGTACTATCCTACAATATTAATTACAGGGGAAATCTAATGCCCACGCACCGGACAGTGGAAGAGAAGCGGCTGTATGGCGATTCCTACAAAACCTATAGATTTGGTTATGAAAATATAACTCCCTATATCAATGAAAAATATGTATTGAACAACCAAAATTACAAAACAGGAATAAAAGCTGAGCTCAATGCTGCCATGACGGATAATAGCGTGAAATCTTTTGCAGGTTCATGGCTGGATATTAGAAAGCGCCTGTACGATCATCAGGCATTCGGGCAGGAACTGAAAAAACTTAATCTGGTTAAAGGTGTTCTGCCACAGGATATTTCATCCATAACTCCCCCAATGGAGAGGGCAGCCGCAATACTTAAATTTGTACAGAAGAACTACACCTGGAATAATGAAAACTCGGTGTTTACAGATAATGGAATTAAAAACCTGTTGTCTACCAAGGTGGGTAACTCAGCAGAAATTAATCTGCTACTTACCCAATTGCTTCAAACTGCAGGGTTAAAAGCTGATCCTGTGGTGCTGTCCACCGTTGATTTGGGAATGCTGCTGGCTTACTCACCATCTATTTCCCAACTTAACTACGTAGTCGCCTCAATTTCTGTAAATGACAGGATACACCTATTGGATGCAACTCAAAAACAAAGTGAGATTAACATGATTGCACCGCAGGCATTAAATTATTCGGGATTTATCATGACTCCTAAAGAAGCTACGGAAATCAGCCTGTTGTATCCGGACAGGAGCAAGACCATTCTCTCAATAGATGCTAAGATGAACTTAGACGGAACATTTGGTGGGAATTTCAAAGACCGCGATACAAAGCTTTATGCCATGATGGTGAACAGCAGATATAGCAGCGATACATCTGCTTTCGCCGACTCTTATAAAAGCGGTTACAAATTTCCGATTTCCAATCTTAAGCATGGTATTCAGGACAATAATGATTTTGAAACCAGCTTTGACTTCACATCAGATAACTTTGTAGATGCTATTGGCAGTAAGCTTGTTTTCAACCCACTGCTTTTCCTGTATTCCCAAAATCATAATTTTGATCAGAAAGAGCCACGGAAAGCCCCACTGGAATTCTATTCAGCATACGACCGGACAAAGAAGGTCACAATTACAATCCCTGATAACTATGAATTTCAGAATGTGCCGAAATCAAAGAAATTCCGGACAGATGACAACGCTCTCCAATACTCTTATGTGGTTACGCAGGCGGGTAACAAATTAACTGTAGAGACTACTGTGAGTACCGACGATTCTGTATACCCTAAAGAATATTATCCTGCATTTGCGCAGATATTTGATAACATTACCAAACAGGAAGCTCAGGTGGTAACAGTTGTACGGAAATAG